agcaggtGACAGAGCCGGCACATCTGTGGTGCCACTATCCGCTTTTACATATCCCAACCCCTGGAACAACAGCGTCGCCCCTGCAGTCATTGGCTTCACAGTTTCTTGCCTTCATTTAAAGGCACACTACTCTTTTATTTTGCCACCCATGCTCTACAGGAAAGTGGCTGATGGGAGTATATTTTACTATTCTAATGACTAAAGGTTCACGTAAAAGTAAAGCAGCCTTCTTCTTTGGCCTTATTAGGCACAGTTCCTGTGTTATCTCCTTGTTTACTGGATTTATAGAGTCATCCTCCAATGCTTTACACAAAATTTACAGATTTAATGGAGTCATCTTTTTCTCACTTCTCTTTGCTGGAGCCTTGTTTCTTGGTTCCTCCTGTCTACCTTGCAGAGAACAGGGTTCATTACACATATAGCACTCTTATCATCACTCTACCCAGACCTGAGTACAGTAgtaaaactgaatttcactACTTTTTATCTTACTTGAATCTTACTTGATTACTTTGAATCTATACTTCTGGTTGCAAAATTCTGTGTTAGTGTGGCTAAAATATCAGGTctcatttctgcttccttctgtgcttttcctAAAGTGCTCCAAGTTGTCTCACAAAGTGTTTTCTCAGTTTGAAGCTTATTCCAGCTGCTGCTACCATTTCTAGTTGTGGGATAACACCAATGTGATCTTCTTTTCTCCCCTAGTAATCTATTTATGGATTGTATAAACATTTTGCACTGTGAAGAGAAGCCAGTAAAAAGAAGGGTAGTATAGCAAAAGAGAAGACCGATGTTAGGACTAAGTAATCCAACACTTTCTTCTTCCACAAtcaatgcattaaaatattgaaTGAAGAGATTAAGCTATTTGAAAGGCATCTGCCTTAGGTCTCTTCACTTTTGTAACAATAGCTACTATAAACTGCAGTAAGAAACATTTATGTGTGGGCTGGAAAGGTCTTTTCATGGTGAAGGTGACATTTTGCATGAAACCCTGACATTTAATTGCACAgtttagcattaaaaaaaaaaaaaaacaaaaacaaaccaaccaaccaaaaaaacaggaaagggatgaaaatgaaagggaagaaagcaaaagggaaggaaatgaaatatgGAGCAGACAACAGCAATACTTCAGCGTACAAAGAGaaatgggatggaaatgggaaaGCACAAGACCAACAAAGCAGAAGATGAGCTTAaccaaaaataaggaaaaaaggtgtctctgcccaaTACTGTTTACACTTTATTACCCTTTGCAGATGCTCATTTATAAAGATTGTAGCTGAACTTCCTTACTGTGGTCATGATGTCACATGAAgataaaaatgcataaaagtTCATAGAGAGAAATAGAGCAGTGAAGAGTCCTCAGGAATAGAATGCTATGTGAAGAGGCCCAAGGAACAGAATACTATAAATCCTTATATAGTTaacaacatattttttaaagaggCTCAAGCAGAAACTGTAACAGAATATAACATTAAATTGCAAGTTGTTAGCTGATAGAAGGAAAATGTAACTTAGAATTACTTTTGATTACTGTAATACTCAGAGGCATCCCCCCCGCAACCCCCTCCCCAGAAAATTTGTCTGTGTAAATGATAAGATAATGAACTAGAGCCAGATTTGCACATGTGCATTAGGAATTTTGTCATAGGCATCAGTAATTAAGCATGAGTGACTACTAGTCAGTGTTTGTATGACTTCCCTTGACACCTTTTTGAATAAAAGAGTGCACTTGTTTCCTAGAAATTGTGCCAGTGCTCTGTGAGTTCCATGTACGTGGAAAAATTGCTGGATCATGCCAGAAAGTCAAGATGACCTAAAGAGATCAGTAGAGGAACAAAGAAACAAGGACCCCAGCCAATAGGTTCTAAGGGGCCCATCTTAAATCAAGAAGGTAAACAAGATGGTGAACTGCTTTGGCTCAGAAATGGTGTCCTTAGAGAAAAAGTAATTCTGGAAGTGCGAGCTCATGGCCAGGAACTCAAGAAACTCAAAAGATGAGCAGTTAAGCACATGCAGACCTAGTTGGCAAATATGATGCCAGTCAATTATGAgtaaaaatgaatatgtattagatagagagagagaggcaaATGGATGTGTTCCAAGATGCCTTTGTGGAATTAATACCCTCGTACCCAAACATGAAATAAACCAAATATCTTGGCTCTGGGACAGAAACTGGCTTTACACTGCAGGTACTGAATCCTGTTTGAGAAACACCCCCAGTTGTGCTGATGGAGATAAGAAACAGATGTGTGTGTCTGGTTTTGGAAAAGGAGAACAGCTTGACCTAAAAAACATGGAATGCAATAAAAGGAAACTAAGACAAtgagataaaagaaaagaaactgatttCGATGCTGACATCTCAAGAGACAGAAATAATTAACCACTTGCCCAGGAGTTACAGGTCTTGCTTATTGTTGTAGAGTATGAATTATGTGAAAATTCTCTTAATAAAGCATGTTTGATATttgatatttatatattttcaagCCTAATTAACAAGAAAGAAGATACAATCCACAAAGCAGGTAGCAGCTAAGAAGCAAGCTCTAAGTGATGCCCAGGTGTTAAAGACAAAGTACTTGTTGGCCTCTTTAAAGTTTAGGGCTTGACATGCTTGATCTCAGGCAAAAGCTTGGGAAGAATGTACTACTGACAGAGGACACAAAGAGTGCAGAGTTTACAGGCCACAATGACATCTGGGAGAACTCCCAAGCTAAGGAAGAAACTAATAAAGACAACTTAGCAACTGTGCTGAAATTGTCTCTGACTGGATAAATGTAATTCTGACATAGGGAGATCCCAACCACCAACTCAAGAAACCCACCAACCCAAAAGAAGTGAAAGACTGGTCATGTGGACTAATCACCATGAGAAGCAACCTCCAAAGCATACTGGATTTTTCTTACCAGTTATTTGTCCCCCTTTGTTAAATGGCACCTCTCACAATACAAAATGTATGACAGCTGAAGAACCACACTATTAAGAAATAAGgacaagatgaaaaaaaatcagctgtttTAATAACTGATGGCACTTAATTCAAAGAATcttctttttggctttttattcTTAAGAGGTGACATGAACCAATATTCACAAGTAAAGGAATACTTCTGGGAAAATAGCAAACACTGGGGCTATAAGGGTGAGGTTTACTTTGACTGTCCTTATTATCTCTTTGTCTTAAAGCCATTCTGACTATTGCTGCTATAGCCTGTACTGCCCTCCACAACTTACCTAACTACAGGAATGCTACTGCAATCAAGCCACCTCTATTATGGTAAGGAATCAGTATCTCAGCATGATCTCACTCTGAATCACCCCTCACATCACAGCTCTTAATAGACTGCTGACTTATGGGGATTACTAAGCAATTCCTATAAAAATATTAGTGCTGggaataatataattttatcaTATTTTGTTCCAGTTGTGAAAAATAACTGTCTAGAGGACAATTACTCATGGAAGGTATGTCAACTCATGGTGCCAGAAATGAGCTCACTCTGGAGTAGCTCTTCAGCAAATATTGTGATATTTACTTCCTCAAGATTTGAATCAAAATTTgcaggttttttgttgttaattaGTACCTATAGCTAGGCAGTTATGATTAAGCAATTGCATGGTGAAACTTGCAGGCATGGCTAATCCtttgttttaaggaaaagtGAACACAATCCCAAAATAATTGGGCTGTCTGGATGAGAGCCCTTGGAGTGAAGTCAGCAAGACTGAGCAGTAACTGTGGGAAAGGTAATCCTGGTAGGGCAGAGTGAAACCACCAACCCCTGACCACCAAGTTGAAACAGATCCCCAAATGGAATGGGGGGGAAGAAGTGCACATGTAGAATAATTAGCATGAGAAGCAAGAGATATAACTGGCAAATAAGGGTCTGAgtaataattaatgaaaaagctATATCAGTGAATAACCAATGAATGCTGGTGGCTGCTTGCTAAAATGTGCAAACAGTGTAAAGTTTTGATGGTGATGAACCAGACTTTTGTCATTGGCCCCCCAATTTCCTAGTTTGTACAGAATACAATAAAGAAATAGGAATTCCTCACCTTGGTGTGTGAAGTGCTGTCACACACCAACCAGGTGATGAGCATGTGCTTGGGACAACACAGGATGTTCTTTTAAACCACAcccattaaatatttgcaactGTAGGTGGCAATTGTCAAAATCATGTCAAGAACGTATTACTCATTTTGAGTATCAATCATtgcattgctgtttccagttcaatttaatttattagcatcccaaaatctctgctttcagtACATACAGAACAACTTAATGGTTTAtttaagaaatggaaattagTATAAGAAAAACTTGCCCACTGTTAGAAACagaatgcaattatttttctcaaacCAATACTTTCACTTCGAAATTGAGACGATCTGTTTTCCAATATTGCCTCCATTCATCATGGACTGGAAAGCAGCTTCAAGAGAAATAATGGAATAAGTTAATGCCAGGCAAAACAAGCCAAGTAGCttctaaaaaagaaacaaaaaatggtAGAAGCAAATGTATTAAGCAGCTCCCAAAAAAGGAGAGATACCACTTTGGACCTAATCATATTTATCCTTAATTATGTGTTAAATTAAGaaggggattaaaaaaaaaaaaaaaaactagccTGTAATAAAATGCTAAGGGCAGCTTTGTGTAATAATTTAACAAGAATTATCTGTAAGCAACTGTTTGATGCTATACAAGTTATAGACTacatttgctgcttttgtgaTATGTCacacaaagaggaaagagaTAATACATGATTGGACAGCTCACAAATTCTGTGGGTCACACAAAcatttatgaaagaaaaggtTTATAAATATTGTACAGAAGTGGGAGAAGTTGCTACAAAATAATCTATCTTTGAGTAAACAAAGTATGAAAGTATGATATATGACTGATCTATTTGACCAAGTTACTTCAAAATACATATGTATACCAGTAAGGAGGAATTAGCAATGACAAGAATAAACTGAAATCTATGAGATTTAGTTATCACTTAATTCTACTAGTTTTCAATCTTGTGGGACTAATGGCTAAAGGGACTAAATCAcactcttccctcttccttgaaggtgacacatttttaaaacacctcACATGGCTCATGTCACCAGATCCCCTtcatttttgtatttcctttcttaCAAATACTTTGAACAGACTACAGAACACTTTgttctattaaaataaattaatttttactttatttattaaGATGCTTTGGCCGTTCTTCTGtatacttttaattttatttttttgttagcAAATCCAATAACAACTTCTATTAGATATTGCGCTTCTAAGTATAAATtcaaggatttttaaaaagcatttccttACACACAGATTCAAAGAAAGGGGCAGCACTTTAAACCTCTAAGATCAGGATGATTATCACCAGCTGCTAAGATAGCAGTCTAAGAATAAATTCCTTTCACTactaaaacaacaacaataaaacctaaatttatattaaataatttttaaatatacaatAGTTCTCTTACAGAACATTTTGATAATTagtgaaaaaattattctaacaaaaataatggttttgataaaatacaaaaaaatcgAAACTGACAAATGAAACAAAGGAGGTAGCTAACTTCTAATGTCATTCTATATAATCAGGTCATTATTCTTCAAAAATGATGTAAATATCTTACCACCAATGTTTGCTAAGCCTTCTACCACAGTCTCTCTGACCTGTGAATGCAAACAAGTCCTTTCAGTTTTCTGCAAGCAAGAGGATTTCACATTTCTTAGAAACATGCCAAGAAACTGCTAAAGAAGCCACCAAAATCTAAAGACTTCTCTCGCTATAatggacagggctctgcttGGACCAGGTTCTTTCATCAAGAGAAGCATGAATATTTTCTGATAAATTTGCAGGTTGGTTAATTCTTCAGTCAGATCCCTGCCCCTACCAAGATTTAGTGTCTTGGTATTTTCCTAGGAAAGTTACTGATCATTTGAACAAGCAAAAAGTAATTCAGACAGACCTCACAGGGAAGGCACAGTTAAGCATATACTCATTACAAAGTAATAAGTGGTGATTATAAAGCTTGAAGTAAAACTTCCACCAAGATCCTCAAAAGCATTCAGGACACAACTCATCAGGTATTTGAAAGTActttttttgagtatttttgaaaatctgaatCTTTAACTAAAAAAAGCACTTGCACCCTCAGAGAAGCCAGTCAAACTACAGTCAGACCATAGTCAGCAAGTACCTTTTTAAAACAGCACTACCTAATAAGCTTTCAATTATActtacacattttttaaaaggtctgTTCAATCCTGAGGCACAGTAAGAGAGccaaagacaaagaaattaGTCTTCTTGCAGTAGGAGATAATATCAAAGGCCATAGATTAAACCTAGAAGTTCTCACCTTCAGTTTACCCTCTTGGATCCACTGGCAGAGTTGTAATACACTAGCTTCTTGTTTGTCCATGTAGTTCAACACCAAGAATCTTTccctgtgaaagaaaagaatgagcTTTGGTTTAAGAAACTTTGATCAATGTCCttgaaaatctttaaaaatcttttcagaaaacagcCTTGTTGAAACTGAAGGGTTATGAGCACAAATTATAAAGGAATGTAGCTCAGGGCCTTGCCAGTTTGTTGTGACAACTTCCTGCAGTGGGAGCTTGACAGTAACATCAGTCTTAGGAAATTTTCTTCCAGTATCagagaaaaaagtaataaaaaatcaAGTAGTAAAGTAGTATTACCAGAATAAGTAAATATCCATAAAATGTGAGCAAATTCccattattttttactttctttcagTGGTAGGGAGAATAATTACTGAACCCGCAACCACATGGTGAGAATAACTTAACTTACAGGTTCCCCACAATTCTGCATatcctgctgtcacagctttCCATAGCAAttgagaaatggaaattatcATAAAAATGATAATTACCTGAAGGTCCAACATACTGACTAAATTCTCCACTGCATTCTGCTATGCGTGGTGTATTTTActaattttatctgttttttaaaagggCAGACAACAGTAAGAGGGActaaaaaagattttaattagGAGAGATCAATTCATTTGCACAGAAATCAAGTCTCCCAAATGTCCTGCAATGCAATGACTGAAAAATCTAAGACTCTCCTCCTAATCTCTGCCTTAGCTCCATCTGAACCATAAGAGGAAATTCAACAATTCCCAGAGTCAgaacataataaaaatgttctaCCCATATATATCTGTCACACATACAGTTCCATTATCCAATAAACCCCCAAATACTAAAAGTGTAATTTCAATAAAATCACTGCATTAGCTGCATCCTTATGCCCGAACTACAACATTTTGAGAGAAGGCACTTTGCAAAACACCTGAGAACAGAACTATGGCACACCTTCCCTTGTACTAAAGAATTCTCAGGGATTAAAGGACTGAATCAAGCAACCTCAAACAAAATGTAACAACTGACATCTATAATGCTATATAAAAAcatcctttcccatttttttatGCTGATAACGACAAATGTAAGGGAAAGGATCTACTGATACCATgattatattttctattttaggCACAGCAACATTCTGTTCCAATTACAAGTAGCTACTGCAGATTGCAGACTACCTTCCAAAGACCATATGAACAATCTACCTGGAACCTGGTCACAAGTTCTGGAGGAGACATGTACCTTGTGatgttcctttctttctgtattttttctatGTCAGGAGGCAGCGGAGGGGGATAAGGCACATCTTTGTTATACTGAGAGATCTGTCCACACAGGATGATATGGCTGTTCTGATTCATCTGTTTGGGACAGCATAAAGTGAGAAGAATAGCATTCCTCAATCTCATAAACTAAATTTTTCAGATGCAAGAGATGTTATTGCAAAATTTTCACTAGCCACATTTCCTATAAGAGCAGGATAACTGCATGCAGTCACATTCAATCTATGACAAGATTAAAACAGGTAAAAATGCAAGGCAATAGTGGGTAAATAACTGCTATACAGCTTAGTGTAATTTAAAAAGGCACTAAATAGAAAGAATATAGGAAATTGTTGTGTTACTGTAGGCCCCCAGAATCAGCACCTGATGTCGATCACTCAAGTGGAAAGCTGTGCTGTATTACAGGCTAGACTCCAGTATGAATTAATTGAAAGCTGGGCATGCAGACATTGGAGAATGCCTAGAATAAACCTGACAGCTGGAATAATCACCTGACTTATAACTGTATCACTGATGTCACCACCAACATTGTCAAAGTAAACATCCACACCACCTGGGCAGAATTCACGCAGTTGTTTTGCCACATCTCCCTTCTTGTAATTGATAGCAGCATCAAACCCCATTTCTTGGACCAAAATGGAGCACTTTTCATCTGTGCCAGCAATCCCCACCACTCTAGTGCAGCCCTCCAGACGGCCAATCTGCAGGcacacagttttaaaaaaaaaaaccaaaagaaaccaaccccaaacaaaGACAAATTAGATCATTCATCTGCATAAAAGTACCAGTGCAAGAAAGGGGGTCCTATTATTCCCACCCCACTAAACCCCAGGCAGCAAACATTCCAATCTCATGTGACACAACTGCTTCACTCTCTCTTCACAACTACACACAGGGCAGGAACAATCAAAATCTGCCATCTTTTCAAACCCACTGACTGCAGAAGACTACATTTGTGGAATCAACAACAACTGCCAAAACTACCATCTGCTGAGTACCTTAACATAactaataaaaggaaaaaaattagacaaTAATTGATTTAAATACAACCTTCAAAGATTTGCTCATGCATTGTTTCTTCATAGCTTCCCTTTATCATCAGGTCTAAAGTTTGCTTAATATCAACTTtgtttgtgtatatatatatctagAGTGATATTTGTAGATATGCACATACACACTGCAAACAGGTTTCGCAAAGCAGAGGAGGATAAAAGAACTATGAAGCTCAATACACAAAGGATGTCATGGAACACAGCACAATGGGTTTACCACATTACTATTTtctaatacagaaaaaaatgaaagtctCCAGTCAATACAGTGCTGGGATGGCAGGCCACCATATAAATGTATaataaatacatgtatatatacacCATCTATTTTACCTGTGCTAGCAACAAGTAACCACCACCATCTGTGTTCTCCTCTCCCTATTTCGTGAAACTTGAGTTTCGCATGTCAAGTCTTTCAGAGTGAGAGTGTGTGCCAAATCTGTGAAACTGGCCGTTCCCACAGGATTATACCTGCTCACGTTTACAAAGATTTTATCTGCATATTTAATAACCAGCATGtttcagaagagaaaacttGCTAACAGAGTATGTTTGTATGTCCTAAGCCTGCACCTACCTGGCCGGCCAAAGAGCCGCAGGCACCGGCTGCTCCACTCACCACCATGGTCTGATTTGCACCCACGGCCACGTGTCCCTTCTCCCTGATCCCCAACAGGGCCGTCAGTCCCGTGATGCCAGCTGCACCCAGAAAGTAGGAAAGGCGTCCATTTACAAGCTGTGGCACCAGCTAGGGAACAGAAAGTAGGTAGGAGGTCATTTGTTTCTAAGGTGAGGTTCTGCTCTTTGCCTGAGGGTAGAAAACTAATTCAGGATATTTAACAGGCAACGTAAAACTGGTAGGGATGAGCTATCTCTAGCTCTACTCTAACAACAAGTCTGTACAAAAATGTTATGTCTCTGTGGTTTTAGaaaaagtttttaaacaaagtaaATCACAAATACTTAAATTATGGAAGTGTTACAAAACAGCTGGGAGATAAGTTTCCAACAATGGTGAACTATCCCTATGCTAGCATAAAACGATAAAAATGCACCATTTTATCAAATATGGTGTTTGCAGATCAGTAACAAAGTCCTAAAGGAAGGAGTTTACTGGAAAGTATAAACTCTCAAACCACAGTAATTTTCTGTTACAAGAGAACAATCAACACGACATCCCTAATGCACTTTCAACTCAATATTGAATACCCTTTCTTATGTGAATGTAAAACCTGAGTAAAAGCTTTTATTAACATAAGTtagaaaaatagattaaatataCCTAAAGTCGCTCATGTCTTACAGTTACACTCTCATGAACAAGAAGTTCtattagaattaaaataattaagcaaattatttattagAGCAGcttcagagatttaaaaaaaaaaaccaacaatagTACTGGCCTATTAACCAGTAAAATTGCtataaagaataaatttatataaatctTGGCACCTATGAGTTGATCTGCCTTTTGAGAGCTGATTGCTTCAATAAGTGTTtgttttgcacaaaaaaaagtGTCATTAGCAGctatttagggaaaaaaaaaaagaggttggAGGGGCGGGGAAAgggttcagaaaaaaaaacagtcacaACCTGGGCTTTGCATTTCTATTACCTTTTGTAGCGAGTCTCCATCAAGAATTGCCACTGTCTGCCAGGGCCAAGTGAAGGAAGTTACAAAGTCTCCTTTAGCGAGGTTATGGTGCTGGCTCTCCTCCACTACCCCGATGCCCCCACCGTCAGCAACTTCAgacagctgccagggctgcaggtaATCCGAGCCTGTCTCCTCATTCATTCGGCAGCGCTGAAAGACAAGGCTTTAATGAAAGGCTCTGGTGGAACACAACTT
This sequence is a window from Serinus canaria isolate serCan28SL12 chromosome 5, serCan2020, whole genome shotgun sequence. Protein-coding genes within it:
- the PTGR2 gene encoding prostaglandin reductase 2, giving the protein MIVQRVVLNSRPGKNGVPVAENFRLEQSTIADTVQAGQVRVKTLYLSVDPYMRCRMNEETGSDYLQPWQLSEVADGGGIGVVEESQHHNLAKGDFVTSFTWPWQTVAILDGDSLQKLVPQLVNGRLSYFLGAAGITGLTALLGIREKGHVAVGANQTMVVSGAAGACGSLAGQIGRLEGCTRVVGIAGTDEKCSILVQEMGFDAAINYKKGDVAKQLREFCPGGVDVYFDNVGGDISDTVISQMNQNSHIILCGQISQYNKDVPYPPPLPPDIEKIQKERNITRERFLVLNYMDKQEASVLQLCQWIQEGKLKVRETVVEGLANIGAAFQSMMNGGNIGKQIVSISK